A portion of the Candidatus Methylacidiphilales bacterium genome contains these proteins:
- a CDS encoding Hsp33 family molecular chaperone HslO, producing MPHDPAPPESSLDITTSFIRKRNALLARADFSPLFVDYYLHLADHAIRHPEPLDTRFKDFLAALLLHAASRPWNETHAWTVNLQEPLANFFATVDNAFGQIVGQIFTEDIRTSGQNLFFADLVPGSKPRRRSVVAFEGSDLLAAVECFYAQSEQRTARLFRIQDEEYALVSAQPDCDEAWLGQLDVEGLVRLEDEEELGFLEKRAYRWSCGCTQERMCEVLAPAMRASPEDLFGDGELIRFSCPRCGARHKITRETLEAHLARSKDQMKD from the coding sequence ATGCCGCACGACCCCGCACCCCCGGAAAGCTCGCTCGATATCACCACCTCCTTCATCCGCAAACGCAACGCCCTCCTCGCCCGGGCGGATTTTTCCCCGCTCTTCGTCGACTACTACCTCCACCTCGCCGACCACGCCATCCGCCACCCGGAACCCCTCGACACCCGCTTCAAGGACTTCCTCGCCGCCCTCCTCCTTCATGCCGCCAGCCGCCCTTGGAACGAAACCCATGCCTGGACGGTCAATCTCCAGGAGCCCCTGGCCAATTTCTTCGCCACCGTCGACAACGCCTTCGGACAGATCGTCGGTCAGATCTTCACCGAGGACATCCGCACCAGCGGACAAAACCTCTTCTTCGCCGATCTCGTCCCCGGCTCAAAACCCCGCCGCCGCAGCGTCGTCGCCTTCGAGGGTAGCGACCTCCTCGCCGCGGTGGAATGTTTCTACGCCCAAAGCGAACAACGCACCGCCCGCCTCTTCCGCATCCAAGACGAGGAATACGCCCTGGTCTCGGCCCAGCCGGACTGCGACGAAGCCTGGCTGGGCCAGCTGGACGTGGAGGGGCTCGTCCGTTTGGAGGACGAGGAAGAACTGGGCTTCCTGGAAAAACGCGCCTACCGCTGGTCCTGCGGCTGCACCCAGGAACGGATGTGCGAAGTCCTGGCCCCGGCCATGCGGGCCAGCCCGGAAGACCTCTTCGGCGACGGTGAATTGATCCGCTTCTCCTGTCCCCGCTGCGGAGCCCGCCACAAAATCACCCGCGAGACCCTGGAGGCGCACTTGGCCCGATCCAAGGATCAAATGAAGGATTGA
- a CDS encoding ATP-dependent Clp protease proteolytic subunit: MFAEDDDHQESEKETKQGPTPIGAKLEEQLYKNRIVTLFGEINMRVAREFTAKMIALSYDSGEPIKVFLNSPGGHVESGDTIHDVIKFVKPEVKIIGTGWVASAGALIYAAAQKKNRFALPNTRFMLHQPMGGVMGQASDISIEAEEVLRMRDRLNKIFADATGQPIEKVAKDSDRNFWMSGQDAVAYGLVGRVISSINDI, from the coding sequence ATGTTTGCTGAAGACGACGACCATCAGGAATCCGAAAAAGAAACCAAGCAGGGTCCCACACCCATTGGTGCCAAGCTGGAGGAACAACTCTACAAAAACCGCATCGTCACGCTCTTTGGCGAGATCAACATGCGCGTGGCCCGCGAGTTCACCGCCAAAATGATCGCCCTCTCCTACGATTCCGGCGAACCGATCAAGGTCTTCCTCAATTCCCCCGGTGGTCATGTAGAATCGGGCGACACCATCCACGACGTGATCAAATTCGTAAAGCCCGAGGTCAAGATCATCGGCACCGGCTGGGTGGCCAGCGCAGGTGCCCTCATTTACGCCGCGGCGCAGAAAAAAAACCGCTTCGCCCTCCCCAACACACGTTTCATGCTCCACCAACCGATGGGCGGTGTCATGGGCCAGGCCAGCGACATCAGCATCGAGGCCGAAGAAGTCCTCCGCATGCGCGACCGCCTGAACAAAATCTTCGCCGACGCCACCGGCCAGCCCATCGAAAAGGTCGCCAAGGATTCGGACCGGAATTTCTGGATGTCCGGCCAGGACGCCGTGGCCTACGGCCTCGTCGGCCGGGTCATCTCTTCGATCAACGACATCTGA